From the Trifolium pratense cultivar HEN17-A07 linkage group LG4, ARS_RC_1.1, whole genome shotgun sequence genome, the window ATCCATCCATTGCTAAACCACTTTGAGCCTAAAAATATTCCCTTTTCTTTCAGTGGCATACCAAATTATAAGCCTTTTAGACCTGAAATTTTTTATCCGTTTACCCTCCTTGGAGTTAGGTATAAGCTTTAAATTTACTTGCCATGACATCATTTTAAGTTTGAGGTTGCTTATGGAATTAACATCTTAAGTTTGGGGTAGGAGTACTAGAgagaacttaaaaaaaaaaaaataacggagactcacaaaaataattgagtttcttcggttaaaaaaaaagaaaaaaagaaagaagaatataaagaaacaaagagccattaagcatgaaaaatagtggcatctttaaaaaaaattgaaggataagtTCTCTACCTACCTAACTGTCATTGAAATTGAGCCGCGATAATGGTATTATTCAGTAAGGAATAGTAGTAGATACCTAACTCCAAATTAGCCTACTTTACCCAAATTTATCCCACCATTTACCTAAGCCAAGTTACAACCTTGAAGACCTCAAAAAATGTGTGTGATGTATTTACTTTGATCgacgtttagaatttttttcaaGCTTATGGTAAAATAACATTTGCATGTTGATGGAGTGAATTCCCTATCAAATTTGAGTGAATTAATGAGTGAGAGAAAAAGTTGAACTCGGAACATCGTGTGGAATAATCATTGAACTGAATCTGATTGAAGtcttaaaattcaaagtattgaTTGAGCAGGATCACTGAAGTTAAGACCGGTAGCTCCATCACCGGATGAAGAGAACAGTTtgtgatatttttatcattcaaattaatttgttaattcatTGACAATTTTGTTTCGACATGCATATTACTTGAGGACAAGAAACGATTCAAGTTTGAGGTTATGATGACATTCGgtcatttgagtatttttaattattattttatagtattttagttaatttttagGAGTATTGTAATTGCATGGTGAAAGAGAAGAATTTCTGAAAAAGTTCACATATAAAAGAGTTTgaacaataaaagagtttaattcAAGCTATAGCTCCTGTTTTTACCGCGCCACGACACGAGTTTTGAAGGGACACGATTTGTGCATCTATCCAGAGCGTGACACCAGCCTTACATGCGCATGATGTCagcaattgtaaaaaaaaaagaacataatGTCAGCAACAACAACTGGGACGCGATTTGTTGAAATAGTAGTGGCACGATCTGCCTTCTATGCTAGTGCTACAGCCTATAGCCTTTTGATCATAAAAAGGAAATATCACTTTGCAGAGAGAGAAAGTCACGATCCAGCAAAAGGAGAAATACAAATTGAGGGTTTTTCCGTcatgtttataatttttctaactcttttgttatgtcaattattattatgagtaactaatctcagcagattaggaattatagataattctttttgaaactatctgagccatgtaactacgtattttagtttattcaataaaaacttataattattcagttaatcttgtgtttattgcttttcgttaattgatcattttcaaattgattttaagttataaatcactATTGACCCTAGGGTTTATACCGGAACTACATTATTTGTTTGTCAATCGTAATTGCTTTAGGAATAAAGAATTAGTTCGTATGATTAAGAATTTAACGTTCATTcatgcttttgataatattagttttacctaaggaattagggtgTTATATTAGATAAACGGGATCgatgagccaaggaattggactcgatctattttgttaaattatcgtaattataagaaatttattgttgaaggctagaacctagagtaccagATAGAGACAAAGAgataattcaaaataattcctaatcttctttctctcataaAAGTTCACGTTTCAACTTTcttgcaattttaattattgtcattgttactaCAAATCAACGAAAACCCccctttgcaatttatttattaatcctaaattcattgaattgttttgttgaaataagtacaatccctgtggatacgagtcttataaattttattacttataaCGACgaatttagtacacttgctaaaattgtcatcaACCAGTCCCTAACCAAACTAAGCCCTCCGTTGTCGGAGAACCGTATTAGAACTTTAAACTTTCGTTTAACTCGGCATCCAAGAAGAAGTTTTTCAACAACAACTTGAAAAAGAGAGGATTGGAATTTTTTTAACTTGATAAAATTTTGaccggttttttttttctttcaaattattcttggtttttgtttttgtcaaacaaAGAGAAGATTGGATAAACAGGAAAATGATTTGGTGTTGTAAAGTAGCACACAGTAAACACACAGTTTTGATATAAACCATATATTGGATTAATTTATGATGATGTGACAGTTTCAATCTAAAGGCTACAATATCAAACAGCACCAAACTGTGTTATTTTTCACCGCAGGAAGTCCAGGTCCGGATAAATACTATTACAAAAATGAGTTTTAATAGCTGCCGATGAATACCAAAATACGTTTTTTTCTTATAAGCCACCCATACTACATTTGACTCACTTTATTGTCTATATTAAGCCATAACTATTCCCCTTGAATCTTTCCTAAATAAACCACAAGCAAGGAACGTTACTGATCAGTTCCATCTATTTCCTTCTCAAAAGTAAAGGTGCCATAATTATTCATCGTCGTGTCAATGTATTGTCTCAAAatacaattatcaattatcaatctCTCCAAATCTCCAATAGAACTCCAACTTCGTATATCCTTAACAAAAAGAGTTTTGAACCTTATGCCGGAACGAGTGACGACACTAGCCTCAAGGACTTTCGTGTCAGAATAGAAAAGCATTTAAGGTAAGAACTTTTTCTCCATACACTCATGATATATAGGACTATGTTGTGAGATGATAGTAGAGcctttattatttaaaataaaccaaaGAAAATCAACtttgatataaataaataaataaattcatgttCCATTCGTATATGTGCTTCTGGtaattagaatatatatatatatatatatatatatatatatatatatatatatatatatatatcctctGTTGTGGGTTGAGCCTGTGTGGTTAGTTTTTCCATTGATATGAAGTTTATTATCCGGATCATTAGTATCTCATATAGGGTGGTCTTAGTTGCATTGCATTTCATATAAAAAGGatgaaaattaacaataataaatatttattctgTTCATAAAAGAACAAACGTAAAAtgaatcaaaaataaataaacctaAGAATTGTTAGTCTATAATGGAACCGTGATCGTTGCTTCCTCCTTTCCTCTTGGCTTTGCCTTTTAAATTGTAACATGTGTAGAACTATGAAACCTGGTCACATGCCTTGTGTTGAAATGTGACATTTTCATGCTTTGTTTATTTTCTGCCGTAAGAATGGTACTTTTTATACTTGCTCTAATCACCGAACTCTTTtagaaaattaataattatatgttttTGAAAAGGTGAAGtgtattgttattattttataacattttcttgtggtgagtatgattcaatgtgGATAAGGAAATTGTCCTTTTACAACaaacattttaggtactcaaggagaaagctatgattgaatgtgatgcttgaagcgcgCACGAACGGGGAAAACAGGATTTTGTAAATCtgagaattttatgtaataaataattcGTTGTTGTATTCTTCCGCtagaattttcaaattattgaccattttaattaagtttaaatttcaataaattttttttttcaattgcttttataactatattattttatggaagaaaaaaaaaataatagccGTATTTTTAAATTAACAGATGTTTTAAGGAATATCTTGCATAAAAATTCGGGATGTTACACATTACAACATGAATGCTCTCCTCTTCATCTTTTCCTTTTGAGAACTTCAAGAACATGTTGTGCCGTGCAATATGCAATTGCCTGAATTGTGACCATTGGATTCACACCCAAAGCTGTGGGAAAAACACTTGAATCTGCAAGATAAAGACCCTCAACTTCCCATGTTTCTCCCATTTGGTTCACAACCGATTCCTTTGGGTTATTACCCATACGACAGCTTCCCATCTGGTGTGCGGAGCATACTGGTGTCGAAAGGTCAGTAAATGACATTGAGCTTTCTTCATTAACAAATTTCTCAAATTCATGATAGCTCACTTCGTTAACCTTTAAGCTCCTTCCCTTATTATTATGGGTCCCAATTTCTTCGGCTCCGGCTGCTGCTAATATTCTAAGCACCTTCTCAATTCCTTTGCTTAAGTTATCTTTGTCTACATCTTTCATTTGATAACTTATATGGTTAGGTGACTCCACCACAGTTCCTGATCCTTGATCCCTTGCCAAAGCAAATACATGAGCTGTCCTGGAAAACTTGCGCATTCGATCTTTTATTTGCGTTCCAGAATTCCACGGCATTAGAATTGAGAATAAGCCTGGATGCAATGAAGGTGTTTGGATCACCGCACCATATCCAGATTTGTTAAAGTCGGCGGCAATTGTAGACATTGCTGTCATAATCCCTCCTTCATAGCTTTTTTTATGTTCCTCTGGCCACAATTCAGGTGCATCAGGGAAGTATCCCCAAGCCATTGTCACCGGATGAAGATGCAAGTTCCTTCCtatgttttcatttttcaacCCGCTTCTTTTGAGTAACGGTGGAGTACTTAGTGCGCCACAGGCTACAATTGTGACCTTAGACTCCACCACACAGAATTCTTTTTTTCCCTTGTTGTCAATTGCAAAAGCCACTCCTTTTGCTATTTTTCCGCCTCTTCCTTTCTTTTCTCCATGTAAAATTTGTATAGCCTCACAACCAGGAAGAATTGCTCCATTACCCGATTTCACCATGTCTACAAGCCATGTCTCTAATGTACCCTTCTTTTTTCCATCCTTACATCCCATAAAACACCAGCCACAGTAGTGATCTGGTGGAGCATTCCTAGGAATGTTACTAACAGGATACCCCATTTCATGACACCCTTTTCTTAGTACTGCATTGTTAAATCCTTCGTCGTCAAAATCAGATTGGACTCCCATTTTCTCACACACAGCATCCATTGCTTCTTTGTATAATTTACTTTCAAACAGTTCTAGCTCATGCCGATCGCACCACTCCTTGCATACATGGTTAGGTGTTTTGATACTGGCTGACCAATTTATTGCAGACCCTCCACCAACTGTGGAACCTGCTAGTACTAGTACTGACATATCATCTGTTGCTATCAAACCATTAGATAGGTACATTTGATCCAGGGATGGTCCTTCAAGAAGGGAAAGATTCTTCCTAGCAAAATACTGTCCTTTCTCCAATACCAACACTTTATAACCACTTTTTGCTAAAACTCCTGCTACCACTCCACCTCCTGAGCCAGAACCAACAACTACTGCATCACATTGGATAACTAGAGAAGGAGATGATATCGTAGAAGCTTTATTATTTGTCGGAGGAGTCACAGATACATGGAATCCGAATCGTCTTAGAGAATCCGAAATGATATCACACGGGTAGTTCAGATGGACAAGACCTTTGTAAAGAGGTCCTAAAAcctcttcatcatcttcttctcctCCTTCTATGGATGTTTTGTGTAAAATTTTGTTCTTCTGCCGCGCTTTGAACTCTGGATCAGGTCCACTATACCCAATTGCCTTCCATGATGGgttgttttcttcttcatctaGCTGAAAATGAAATTGTTCTAGCATAATCAGTACATGCTTCCAAGCAATCCATAAACACACTCTATACATAAGTAATGTTTGGTTATAACACATTTAATTTTACCTATAAGCCTCAATTTGAGTAAAAGTGGTAAAAAGTAACTTCAGCTTTAactaatttaagtttattcaaAACTACATTTATAACTCCAAGAAACATATACCAATTtgttctttttagtttttagtacTAGTACAACTTTAAAAATTGTATGAGAATGACATATGAATGATAGGGTGGGGTTTATTGCATTATCCCAGGGACAGACTTGAATTTAATACGAAAGCTATATGACCCCCACTTAGCCCTTGCCCTGCTTAGGGTGAGCAATGAACATAACTCAATTCAATTAAATGATCCATTTTAGTCAAAATTTAATTGACAATATGATTTGTaccaaaaagaaataataatgaaaaatgacAATATGATTATTCACAATTAATTGAATGATTATTTGCCTAAAATGTAATCCAATCAACACACCCCATGTGTCATATGCATCACTTAACCTTGCAACCAGACATATTGCCAACTTTGTCACATAATTAAAAGTTGACAATATGATTAAGTTTGTTAATAATggattagtttttttaatatattcttCATGAGATATAATTAAGTATATGTTTGGATCCAAAGTGTCTTTGACAAAATTACGGTGATACCGTGATTTGTTGAAACTCTAAAGTATTATTTTGCCAATTTCCCTGAGAATTCAAACACGCACTAAATTatcttttcattattataatatttattgcTTTACAAGAATAG encodes:
- the LOC123881465 gene encoding long-chain-alcohol oxidase FAO4A-like — encoded protein: MENNNIESNSNNRMNEAKVHTVVELGGLETKSTESLLCDVDDFEESEKQQQQQKQLPLKNSLSPRQMKSLVALCDTLLPSIIDNNVVASSDEYVNNFYRTSASMAGTPERVANLVSEKLNHPSTKLFTLTLWLLSTWFGTLILCGTACLSKKSPFFLSFPELSSEKRQKIMQSWSVSYFRLHKMLFRTIKLLTLLVFFTQLDEEENNPSWKAIGYSGPDPEFKARQKNKILHKTSIEGGEEDDEEVLGPLYKGLVHLNYPCDIISDSLRRFGFHVSVTPPTNNKASTISSPSLVIQCDAVVVGSGSGGGVVAGVLAKSGYKVLVLEKGQYFARKNLSLLEGPSLDQMYLSNGLIATDDMSVLVLAGSTVGGGSAINWSASIKTPNHVCKEWCDRHELELFESKLYKEAMDAVCEKMGVQSDFDDEGFNNAVLRKGCHEMGYPVSNIPRNAPPDHYCGWCFMGCKDGKKKGTLETWLVDMVKSGNGAILPGCEAIQILHGEKKGRGGKIAKGVAFAIDNKGKKEFCVVESKVTIVACGALSTPPLLKRSGLKNENIGRNLHLHPVTMAWGYFPDAPELWPEEHKKSYEGGIMTAMSTIAADFNKSGYGAVIQTPSLHPGLFSILMPWNSGTQIKDRMRKFSRTAHVFALARDQGSGTVVESPNHISYQMKDVDKDNLSKGIEKVLRILAAAGAEEIGTHNNKGRSLKVNEVSYHEFEKFVNEESSMSFTDLSTPVCSAHQMGSCRMGNNPKESVVNQMGETWEVEGLYLADSSVFPTALGVNPMVTIQAIAYCTAQHVLEVLKRKR